The Oceanispirochaeta sp. M1 genome includes a window with the following:
- a CDS encoding response regulator, with amino-acid sequence MLKVVLADDEYFILHELAGLIDWSEYNCEIVGLASNGIEAQKMVLQESADLLISDIKMPGMDGLTLIDSLSQVRNMNYILISGYSDFEYALKAIKFQVADYLLKPLDKNDLQNALLKLQTEDLSSSKSEDESIQVRLRNDPYLKHAYEYIENHYKNAFSLEDMANSLNISPSYLSKLFVRKVDMRFKEFVNLYRIRVSQQILSSTNKTIEEVSLLAGYSDYKYFTRVFKKLSFMTPAQYRKEGENFINNRDKTF; translated from the coding sequence TTGCTGAAAGTCGTATTGGCCGATGATGAATATTTTATTCTGCATGAACTGGCAGGTCTTATAGATTGGTCTGAATATAATTGTGAAATCGTCGGGCTAGCCTCAAATGGAATAGAAGCACAGAAAATGGTTCTTCAAGAGAGTGCAGATCTATTAATCTCTGATATTAAAATGCCTGGAATGGATGGACTGACTCTTATTGATTCTTTAAGTCAGGTTCGAAATATGAATTATATTCTAATCTCTGGGTATAGTGATTTCGAATATGCTTTAAAAGCGATCAAGTTCCAGGTTGCTGACTATCTTCTGAAACCCCTAGATAAGAATGATCTACAAAATGCTCTGCTTAAATTACAGACAGAGGATCTCTCATCCTCAAAGAGTGAGGATGAGAGTATTCAAGTACGATTAAGAAATGACCCATACCTTAAACACGCCTATGAATATATAGAAAATCATTATAAAAATGCCTTTAGTTTAGAGGATATGGCGAATTCTTTGAATATCAGTCCCAGTTATTTAAGTAAACTCTTTGTCAGAAAAGTTGATATGCGTTTTAAGGAATTTGTAAATCTTTACCGTATTCGAGTGAGTCAGCAAATATTGAGTAGTACAAACAAAACAATTGAAGAGGTTTCTCTATTAGCAGGATATAGTGATTATAAATATTTCACCAGGGTTTTCAAAAAGCTCTCTTTTATGACTCCTGCACAATACCGGAAAGAGGGTGAGAATTTTATAAATAATCGGGATAAGACTTTCTAA